One window of the Tetragenococcus koreensis genome contains the following:
- a CDS encoding ABC transporter permease has protein sequence MFLALKEMHYSKLRFGLIIGMMILIAYVVFMLSGLARGLAEEFKKSVEDWQAEEIVLSDEANKTLAASQLTRSDIDDVQSSTKAPVGLYSGAIKGTQQDITVFGSSKQAFLLPELTQGENFKNKNDIIISQNLADTGYQIGDKINIGQYEEDLTITGIFPESYYTVSPVVYTDLETWTSLKFGDQPFASDEEKPINAIATEEKVTQVENEEGLDLLTTPELIENIPGYSAQNLTLDAMIYFLFVTAAAVIGIFMYVITLQKTSIFGVMKAQGIRNWFIAKSLIAQSFLVGILGTGIAMLLAYLTSLVLPTAMPFAIIWSQWLLYSFVLVSVAIIGGLFSIRTIAKVDPITAIGG, from the coding sequence ATGTTTTTAGCATTAAAAGAAATGCATTATTCCAAATTGCGTTTTGGATTGATTATCGGAATGATGATTTTAATTGCTTATGTTGTCTTTATGTTATCTGGACTAGCAAGAGGTCTAGCAGAAGAATTTAAAAAAAGTGTAGAAGATTGGCAAGCTGAAGAAATTGTTCTATCTGATGAAGCGAATAAGACCCTTGCTGCTTCCCAGTTAACAAGGAGCGACATTGATGATGTACAAAGTTCTACTAAAGCTCCTGTCGGTTTATACAGCGGAGCAATTAAAGGCACCCAACAAGACATCACAGTTTTTGGTAGTAGCAAACAAGCCTTTTTATTGCCTGAACTTACTCAAGGTGAAAACTTCAAAAATAAAAATGATATTATCATCTCACAAAATCTAGCAGATACAGGCTATCAAATCGGCGATAAAATTAATATTGGTCAATACGAAGAAGATTTAACCATTACTGGTATTTTCCCCGAATCTTACTATACCGTAAGTCCTGTGGTTTATACAGATTTGGAAACTTGGACATCATTGAAATTTGGCGATCAACCATTTGCTTCTGATGAGGAAAAACCAATCAACGCCATTGCTACAGAAGAAAAAGTGACTCAAGTAGAAAATGAAGAAGGTTTAGATCTCTTGACGACTCCCGAATTGATTGAAAATATTCCTGGGTATTCAGCTCAAAACCTCACATTAGATGCTATGATCTATTTCTTATTCGTAACAGCTGCAGCAGTTATAGGAATATTCATGTATGTTATTACCCTCCAAAAGACCTCGATTTTTGGTGTAATGAAAGCTCAAGGCATCCGAAACTGGTTCATAGCAAAATCGCTCATTGCTCAATCCTTTTTAGTAGGAATATTGGGAACTGGAATTGCTATGCTACTTGCCTACCTTACAAGTTTGGTCTTACCCACTGCGATGCCTTTTGCCATTATCTGGTCTCAGTGGTTACTTTATAGTTTTGTTTTAGTTTCTGTCGCTATTATTGGTGGGTTA